A stretch of bacterium DNA encodes these proteins:
- a CDS encoding RNA-binding transcriptional accessory protein gives MLGDDPSKEGKIEDRYFIKIAAELGVRPRQVEAVAELLAEGATVPFIARYRKEATGELDEVQITSVRDRLEQLEELDKRRAAILKSLEERNLLTEELNARIWAAETMTELEDIYLPFRPKRRTRATIARERGLEPLAILVFEQGEIDPAAEAEKYVDPEKEVPDAAAALAGARDIIAEWVNESEPARRAMRELFHSEGLFRSRVIPGKEEEGAKYRDYFEWEEKLAAAPSHRVLAMRRGEKELFLTLRVVVPEDTALDILCGQFIKAHNAAADQVREAVHDSFKRLLAPSMETEIRLETKKIADAEAIRVFAANLRELLLASPAGQKSVLALDPGFRTGCKLVLLDRQGRLLHNETIYPHTGEGAAKSAAQTVVRLCTMHHVELIAIGNGTAGRETEAFCRALELPGKPTIIMVNESGASVYSASEVAREEFPEHDVTVRGAVSIGRRLMDPLAELVKIDPKSIGVGQYQHDVDQGELKKGLDDVVISCVNSVGVELNTASRQLLTYVSGLGPRLAGNIVAHRDSNGPFKSREQLLKVPMLGPKAFEQAAGFLRILGGDNPLDASAVHPESYHIVDTMAADLGCSVPDLLKNDEFRARIRLDKYVTPEVGLPTLNDIVQELQKPGRDPRKQFEAFSFAEGVAKLEDLRAGMRLPGIVTNVTAFGAFVDVGVHQDGLVHVSQIADRYVKDPAEVVRVGQRVNVTVLEVDLARHRIALSLKKVQDSAAATAAPGARPQGGEKPRPKEKKPDMQSSLEALKAKWGGGKKR, from the coding sequence ATGTTGGGGGATGATCCAAGCAAGGAGGGAAAGATCGAAGACCGGTATTTCATCAAGATAGCGGCCGAGCTGGGGGTGAGGCCACGCCAGGTGGAGGCCGTGGCCGAGCTGCTGGCCGAGGGGGCCACGGTGCCGTTCATCGCGCGCTACCGCAAGGAGGCCACCGGCGAGCTGGACGAGGTGCAGATCACCTCGGTGCGCGACCGTCTGGAGCAGCTCGAGGAGCTGGACAAGCGCCGTGCGGCGATCCTCAAGTCCCTTGAGGAACGCAACCTTCTGACCGAGGAGCTGAACGCGCGGATCTGGGCGGCCGAGACCATGACCGAGCTGGAGGACATCTACCTCCCGTTCCGGCCCAAGCGCCGCACCCGGGCCACCATTGCCCGCGAGCGCGGCCTGGAGCCGCTGGCTATTCTCGTGTTCGAGCAGGGCGAGATCGACCCGGCCGCCGAGGCCGAGAAATATGTGGACCCCGAAAAAGAGGTGCCGGATGCCGCGGCGGCCCTGGCCGGCGCGCGCGACATCATCGCCGAGTGGGTCAACGAGAGCGAGCCTGCCCGCCGCGCCATGCGCGAGCTGTTCCACAGCGAGGGCCTGTTCCGCTCGCGGGTGATCCCCGGTAAGGAGGAGGAGGGGGCCAAGTACCGCGACTATTTCGAGTGGGAGGAAAAGCTCGCCGCCGCCCCCAGCCACCGCGTGCTGGCCATGCGCCGAGGCGAGAAGGAGCTGTTCCTCACCCTGCGCGTGGTGGTTCCGGAAGACACCGCCCTGGACATTCTCTGCGGCCAGTTCATCAAGGCGCACAACGCCGCCGCGGACCAGGTGCGCGAGGCCGTGCACGACTCGTTCAAGAGGCTTCTCGCCCCCTCGATGGAGACCGAAATCCGCCTGGAGACCAAGAAAATAGCGGATGCCGAAGCGATCCGCGTGTTCGCCGCCAACCTGCGCGAGTTGCTTCTGGCCTCGCCCGCCGGGCAGAAAAGCGTGCTGGCCCTCGACCCGGGCTTCCGCACCGGTTGCAAGCTCGTGCTGCTGGACCGTCAGGGCCGGCTTCTGCACAACGAGACGATCTATCCGCACACCGGCGAGGGCGCGGCCAAGTCCGCCGCGCAAACGGTGGTCCGGCTCTGCACGATGCACCACGTGGAACTGATCGCCATCGGCAACGGCACCGCCGGGCGCGAGACCGAGGCGTTCTGCCGCGCGCTGGAGCTTCCCGGAAAACCCACGATCATCATGGTCAACGAGAGCGGGGCCTCGGTCTATTCGGCCTCCGAGGTGGCGCGTGAGGAGTTCCCGGAGCACGATGTCACGGTGCGCGGGGCGGTCTCGATCGGACGGCGGCTGATGGACCCGCTGGCCGAGCTGGTCAAGATCGACCCCAAGAGCATCGGCGTGGGCCAGTACCAGCACGATGTGGACCAGGGTGAGCTGAAAAAGGGCCTGGATGACGTGGTCATAAGCTGCGTGAACAGCGTGGGCGTGGAACTCAACACCGCCAGCCGTCAGCTTCTGACCTATGTCTCCGGCCTGGGGCCACGCCTGGCCGGCAACATCGTGGCCCACCGTGACTCCAACGGCCCGTTCAAGAGCCGCGAGCAACTGCTCAAGGTGCCCATGCTCGGGCCCAAGGCGTTCGAGCAGGCGGCCGGGTTCCTGCGTATCCTGGGGGGGGACAACCCGTTAGACGCCAGTGCGGTGCACCCCGAGAGCTACCATATCGTGGACACCATGGCCGCCGACCTGGGCTGCTCCGTGCCGGACCTGCTGAAAAACGATGAGTTCAGGGCGCGTATCCGTCTGGACAAGTATGTCACCCCCGAGGTGGGCCTTCCCACCCTGAACGATATCGTGCAGGAGCTGCAGAAGCCCGGGCGCGACCCGCGCAAGCAGTTCGAGGCGTTCAGTTTCGCCGAAGGGGTGGCAAAGCTGGAGGACCTGCGCGCCGGGATGCGTCTGCCGGGGATAGTGACCAATGTCACAGCGTTCGGGGCGTTCGTGGACGTGGGGGTGCACCAGGACGGGCTGGTGCACGTGAGCCAGATCGCGGACCGCTATGTCAAGGACCCGGCCGAGGTGGTGCGGGTGGGCCAGCGGGTGAACGTGACCGTGCTGGAGGTGGACCTGGCGCGCCACCGCATCGCGCTGAGCCTGAAGAAAGTGCAGGACAGCGCCGCCGCGACAGCAGCACCGGGAGCGCGGCCCCAGGGCGGGGAGAAACCCCGGCCGAAAGAGAAAAAGCCGGACATGCAAAGCTCTCTGGAGGCGCTCAAGGCCAAGTGGGGCGGCGGGAAGAAGCGGTAG
- a CDS encoding Gfo/Idh/MocA family oxidoreductase has protein sequence MKTPIRAGIVGTGFAAELHADALARCRDAELVMACGIDGLDTFCDKWGVAKRTADFNALCNDPGVDLVIVCTPTFVHRPVVEAAAAAGKQIICEKPLATTLEDARAMVAAARKAGVRLMYAEDWCFAPILKRVEEVVAEGALGEILYVKAKETHSGSHSPFAKQIRYCGGGALFHIGCHPINWVRHLMAREVVEVVGKTSGGGAGNMLHKDVEGEDWGVAIFTFEGGAQGFVEGNYITLGGMDDTVEIYGTKGMLKVDLTLGSPIHVFSRVGYKYSVEKAESQLGWTRPAVDELWQLGYPPEIEYFVGCVRDDTEPMIGVRGEDGLASMEVAFAAYQSVREGRTVKMSEFRAGN, from the coding sequence ATGAAAACACCCATCCGCGCCGGTATAGTGGGGACCGGTTTCGCCGCGGAACTGCACGCGGACGCCCTGGCGCGCTGCCGTGACGCCGAGCTGGTGATGGCCTGCGGGATCGACGGCCTGGACACGTTCTGCGACAAGTGGGGCGTCGCCAAACGCACCGCTGATTTCAATGCGCTGTGCAACGACCCCGGAGTGGACCTGGTGATAGTCTGCACACCCACTTTCGTGCACAGGCCGGTGGTCGAGGCCGCGGCCGCGGCTGGCAAGCAGATAATCTGCGAGAAACCGCTCGCCACCACACTGGAGGATGCCCGGGCCATGGTGGCCGCGGCCAGGAAAGCCGGCGTGCGACTGATGTACGCCGAGGACTGGTGTTTCGCCCCCATCCTGAAGCGGGTCGAGGAGGTGGTGGCCGAGGGCGCCCTGGGCGAGATCCTCTACGTGAAGGCCAAGGAGACCCACTCGGGCAGCCACAGCCCGTTCGCCAAGCAGATCCGCTACTGCGGCGGCGGGGCGCTGTTCCACATCGGCTGCCACCCGATCAACTGGGTCCGTCACCTGATGGCGCGCGAGGTGGTCGAGGTGGTGGGCAAGACCTCGGGCGGCGGAGCGGGCAACATGCTGCACAAGGACGTGGAGGGCGAGGACTGGGGCGTGGCGATTTTTACGTTCGAGGGCGGCGCGCAGGGCTTTGTCGAGGGCAACTACATCACCCTGGGCGGGATGGATGACACGGTGGAAATCTACGGGACCAAGGGCATGCTCAAGGTGGACCTGACCCTGGGCAGCCCGATCCACGTGTTCAGCCGGGTGGGCTACAAGTACTCGGTGGAGAAAGCCGAAAGCCAGCTCGGCTGGACCCGTCCCGCGGTGGATGAGCTCTGGCAGCTCGGCTATCCGCCCGAGATCGAGTATTTCGTGGGCTGCGTGCGGGATGACACCGAGCCGATGATCGGGGTGCGGGGCGAGGACGGATTGGCCTCGATGGAGGTGGCGTTCGCCGCCTACCAGTCGGTGCGCGAGGGCCGCACGGTGAAAATGAGCGAGTTCCGGGCCGGGAATTGA